The following coding sequences lie in one Synechococcus sp. CC9902 genomic window:
- a CDS encoding TIGR01777 family oxidoreductase, whose product MRLLLLGCTGFVGRELVPALLEADHQLTLVSRRLAWGYEAERADGRVKWLQLDPAKSVSWQTPELVEALSTSDAVVNLAGEPIAEKRWTAVHRKVLEDSRLDTTRLLVDALAVSKSPPSVLINASAIGFFGTSPTAKFVESSPAGADFLASLCQRWETAAAAVPDSVRQVSLRIGIVLASDGGALGKMLPIFRTGFGGPIGTGKQWMSWIHRSDLCDLIQTALTDQTWSGVVNAVSPEPVSMAAFSKQLGRSLNRPSLLPVPGPILQLLLGDGAKVVLEGQQVTSERLDSLGFSFRYPTLVSALAAATS is encoded by the coding sequence ATGCGTCTGTTGCTGCTTGGCTGCACTGGCTTTGTTGGCCGTGAGCTGGTTCCTGCCTTATTGGAGGCGGATCATCAGCTCACGTTGGTAAGTCGACGCTTGGCTTGGGGCTATGAGGCAGAACGCGCCGATGGTCGAGTCAAGTGGTTGCAGCTAGACCCCGCTAAGTCTGTTTCGTGGCAAACACCTGAGCTGGTTGAGGCCCTATCCACCTCGGATGCCGTCGTGAATCTTGCCGGTGAGCCCATCGCCGAAAAACGTTGGACAGCAGTTCATCGCAAGGTGTTGGAAGACAGCCGCTTGGACACAACGCGCTTGCTCGTTGATGCGTTGGCGGTCTCCAAGTCGCCACCGTCTGTTCTGATCAATGCATCGGCGATCGGCTTTTTTGGCACCAGCCCCACCGCAAAATTTGTCGAATCCAGTCCGGCAGGGGCCGATTTCCTTGCTTCGTTATGTCAACGCTGGGAGACGGCTGCTGCCGCCGTACCCGATTCCGTCCGACAGGTGAGCCTTCGAATCGGCATCGTTTTGGCGTCGGATGGTGGCGCACTCGGAAAAATGTTGCCCATTTTTCGTACTGGCTTCGGTGGGCCGATTGGCACTGGCAAGCAATGGATGAGTTGGATCCATCGCAGCGATCTTTGTGATCTGATTCAAACAGCGCTCACTGATCAGACTTGGTCTGGTGTGGTGAACGCGGTGTCGCCGGAGCCTGTGTCGATGGCAGCGTTCTCGAAGCAGTTGGGCCGAAGCCTCAATCGCCCCAGTCTTTTGCCTGTGCCCGGACCCATCTTGCAGCTGCTCCTCGGAGATGGTGCCAAGGTTGTGCTTGAAGGTCAGCAGGTGACCTCTGAGAGGTTGGACTCCTTGGGATTTAGTTTCCGCTACCCGACCCTTGTTTCAGCCCTCGCCGCTGCCACCAGCTGA